The Chitinimonas arctica region CTGCCGCCTAGAGGAGCGCTAACGAGCGTCGGGTGCGTGGTTGTTAGCGCTTCAGCGCTTACAACCACGGCCTCCCCCTTGCGGGGACGAGGCTCCCTCGCGGCGGCGAGGGCGGGGCCGCCCGGGTAAGGGGGAGTTGGACTCAATCAAGCGAGGGGCGGCTCAGAATGCTACGGAACGTTAACCCCCGGCTGTGCGGAGTCGTTGCCCCGCAGGGGCTTACTACTCCGGCCTCCTCCTTGCGGGGGCCGCCGGGGGCTGAATTGACGCTTCAGTCCTCACTGATGGTCGAGCCTCTCCATGAAAAAAGGCGACTTGCGTCGCCTTTTCTTGAAGCTGGAGAAAGAGTCGAATTACGACTTCTTTTCTTCCTTCTTCTCTTCCTTCTTGGCTTCTGCCTTCACTTCAGCCTTTTTTTCTTCTTTCTTGGCTTCAGCCTTCTTCTCTTCCTTCTTTTCTACCTTCTTCTCTTCGGCCTTCTTCTCAACCTTGGCAGCCGGAGCAGGAGCGGCGGCAGCGGCAGGAGCAGCGGCGGCAGCAGGAGCAGCAGCGGTGGCTTCAGCAGCGAAAGCAGCGGTGGCGAACAGGCCGGCGATCAGGGCAGCGATGAATTTCATGGTGTTTCCTTAAGTCTGAAAAGGTAAGTAGTTTGTTCGACGCCTAGGCGCGTCGCAGGCATTAACGCACTGGCCAGGAGAGCGGTTGACACGGCATGCGGTTTTTTTTCGGTCAGGTGCCACCATAAAATATCCTTGCCCCCCATCGGTCCCACCGGCCGGCCTGCCGTAACGGCCGATAGTGGGTCAGCGCCGCAACACATTCTCGACCGAGCTTATTTCTCCGTAGAAATTACGTTGACAGTACCCCCTCAGTGGTATTGAATAGGTCTTGTATTCAACTGGTATCTAAGCGGTCACAATAAGACCGGTCATATCGGACTGGCGGGAGAGCGTGGGAATGGCCCTGGAATTTCTGATCGGTGTAGATGGCGGCGGCACCGGCACCCGTATCCGGGTGGCGGATCGCGACGGCCGCGAATTGGCGCGCGGCAGCGCCGGCCCTTCCGGGCTGGGGCTGGGTATAGACGTCGCCTGGCTGACTATCCGTGCCTGTATCGCCCGTACCTTTCGCGAGTCCCGCCTGCACTTCGACCCATCGACCTGCGCCATCGGCCTGGGCCTGGCCGGCGTCCACAATCCCGCCTGGGCCGAGGCCTTCCTCGGCCAGGCCACCGATTTCCATGCCATCCGCCTCGACACCGACGGCTTCACCACCTTGCTGGGCGCCCATGGCGGCCAAGCCGGCGCCATCGTGGCGGTCGGCACCGGCAGCATAGGCGAAGCCTGGCTGGGCGGGACCGAACGGCGCACGGTCTCCGGCTGGGGCTTCCCCAGCGGTGACGAAGGGAGCGGTGCCTGGATAGGCATGCAGGCCGCCCGACTGGCGCAGCGCGCGCTGGACGGCCGCGCCGAAACCACGCCACTGGCCCGCGCCGTGGTCGCCCAGCTGGGCGGCGATATCACCCAGGCCTTTCGCTGGCTGGGCCAAGCCACCCAAACCAGTTACGCACAACTGACCCCACTGGTACTTGAGCACGCAGCGAATGACGCCGCTGCGGCTACCATCCTGCGCCAGGCGGGCGAAGAAATCGCCGACATCGCCCGTGCGCTCGATAGCGAAAACCGACTACCCATCGCGCTCTGTGGCGGCCTGGCGGAAGCATTGCGTCCCTGGCTGCCCTCGGCATTGATCCATCGCGCGCGCCAACCGCTGGCCGATTCCGCCACCGGCGCGCTGCACCTGATTCGGGGAAACATTTAATGGATAAAGCCCGCGAAGCCGCCCTCCTGGCCTTGAAGCCCGATTCCGACAGCAGCACCCCACTGTACCTGCAGGTCGCCAACAAGCTGTCCAGCGCCATCGGCACCGGCCTGTGGCAGGCCGATGAAGCCCTGCCGTCGGAGCGGGTATTGTGCGAGATGCTCGATATCTCGCGTGTTACCGCCCGCAAGGCGATGGATATGCTGTTCGAACAGGGCCTGATCGTACGGCGCCAAGGTTCCGGCACCTATATCGCCCCGCGGCTGGTCCAGCCGCTGTCGCGCCTGACCAGTTTTTCCGAGGAAATCCGCAATCGCGGCTTCGCCCCGTCGTCACGCTGGCTGAGCCGCGAAATCGGCAGCGCCACCCAGGAAGAAGTCCTGCGCCTGGGGCTGTCGCCCGCCTCCAATGTGGCCCGCCTGAAGCGCCTGCGGATGGCCGATGCCACCGTGATGGCGGTGGAAACCTCTACCCTGCCCAGCCGCTATCTGCCGGACCCCACGGCCATCACCGACTCGCTCTATGCCTGGCTCGATGGCCACGGCACCTCGGTGGTCAGGGCCCTCCAGCATATCAAGGCGGTCAATGCCAGCGACGAGATCGCCCAGCTGGCCGGCATCCCCAGCGGCACCGCCATGCTGATGATCACCCGGATCGGCTATTTGGACAGCGGCCTGCCGGTGGAACTGTCCTACTCCTACTGCCGCAACGATTACTACGATTTTATCGCCGAGCTCCGGCGATAGGTCCCAGCCTCCGTTTATCGTCAACCGTCACCAGCCAGCTTTCCAGATATGCAAACCCTGCACGGCAATATCCTCACTCCCGACGGCTGGCGACACGGCGATCTGCATTTCGGCAGCCAGATCATCGGCCTGGCAGGCGTGCCCAGCGATCCGGGCGGCAATAGCGACGATTTTATCCTGCCCGGCTTTATCGACCTGCATGTGCACGGCGGCGGCGGCCGCGATGTGATGGAGGGCGGCGACGCCCTGTCGGTCATCGCCCGCACGCATGCCCGCCACGGCACCACCAGCCTGCTGGCCACCACCATGACCGCGCCCAAGCGCGAAATCGAACTGGCCCTGCAGGGCGTCGGGCAAGCCATGGCGCTACGCAGCACCGCCGGTTCGCGGGTATTGGGCGTGCATCTGGAAGGGCCCTATATCAATCCCGGCAAGCTGGGGGCCCAGCCGAATTTCGCCCGCGACGGCGTACTCGAGGAAATACGCGGCTTCGGCGAACTGGCGCCGCTCAAGATACTTACGCTGGCGCCGGAAGTACGCGGCCACATGTCGCTGATCAGCGACCTGGTCGCACGCGGGATCCGGGTGCAGCTGGGCCATACGCTGGGCAGCTACGAGGATGGCGTGGCAGCGCTGCAGCATGGCGCCATCAGCTTCACCCATCTGTTCAACGCCATGACCGGCCTGCACCACCGGGAGCCGGGCATTGTCGGCGCCGCGCTGGCCCACGCCGAATACGCCGAGCTGATCCCTGACCTGATGCATGTGCATCCCGGCGCCATCAAAGCCGCCCTGCGGGCCATCCCCAAGCTGTATTGCGTGACCGATTCGACCGCTGCCGCCGGCATGCCGGACGGCAATTACAAGCTTGGCCGCCACACGGTCACCAAATGCATGGGGGGCGTGCGCTTGCCGGACGGCACCCTGGCGGGCTCTACCCTGACCCTGGACGTCGCCCTCCGCAATCTGGTCGGCCTGGGCCTGGAGCTGGACGATGCCTCGCGCCGCCTCTCCACCTACCAGGCGGAGATGCTGGGCCTGGACGATAGGGGCCGGCTGGCGGTCGGCTGCCATGCCGACCTGGTGGTGTTCAACCGTGACCTGCAACTGAAAGCCGTCTTCGTCGAAGGCGAACCGATCAAACTGGAGAGTTAAGTGACGACTTGCATGTGGAAAGAGATGCACGAGGCGCCCGCCGCCCTCGCGCGCCAGGCAGACCGACAGGATGCACGCTTCGCCGAGCTGGGCGCGCGCTTGCGCCATACCGATCCGCACGCGCTGGTCACCGTCGCGCGCGGCAGCTCGGACCATGCTTCGGCCTATCTGTCCTATCTCACCATGCTGCGCCTGGGCCGGCTCGCCGTATCGCTGCCCATGTCCTTGCTGACCCTGTACGACGCGCCACTGGACGTGGCGGGTACGGTCGCGATCGCCATTTCGCAGTCGGGCCGCAGCCCGGACGTGGTCGAACCGATCCGGCGCTTTCGGCAAGGCCGGGCCCAGACCGTAGCCCTGGTCAACGATGCGGCGTCGCCCCTGGCCGAAGCCGCCGAATGGACCCTCCCACTGGAAGCCGGTCCGGAATATGCGGTGGCCGCCACCAAGAGCTATATCGCCAGCCTGGCCGCCGGCGCCCGCCTGGTCGCCCATTGGGCCGACGACCAGGTATTGCTGGACGGCTTGGCAGCCTTGCCCGACGCACTCGGCAGGGCGTTGGAAACCGACTGGTCGGCCGGCGTGGAAGCCTTGCGGCAGGCCGAGCGCATCATGATCGTCGGGCGCGGCCTCACCTTGCCGATCGCCCTGGAAGCCGCCCTTAAATGCAAGGAAACGGCGGCCATCCAGGCGGAAGCCTTCTCCGGCGCCGAAATCAAGCACGGCCCCATGGCGTTGATCGAGAAGGGCTATCCCTTGCTGATTTTCGCGCCGCGCGGCGCCGCGCAGGCCGGACTGATCAAGCTGGCCGCGGAAATGCGCGAACGCGGCGCCAAGGTATTGCTGGCCGCACCGGCCGATATCCCCGAGCGTGAACTGACCCTGCCGCCGGCGCCGCTGCCCGAACTGGATGCCCTCACCGCCATCAGTGCCTTCTATCCCATGATCGAAGCGCTGGCCCGGGCACGCGGTTTCGATCCCGACCAGCCACGCCATCTCAATAAAGTCACCTTGACGCGTTGATCGGCAGCCGCTTCCCCATCCGACAGCCAGGCCCGGAGTCCAGCCCCATCATGCTCTCGAAACGCATCGCCAAAGCCGCCCTGCTGGGCAGCCTTGCCCTGTCAGGCCAAGCCTGGGCCGACCGGCCCCGGCTGGAATTCTGGACGCAGAGCCTGGCGCCCAAGTTCGCGCCGTATTTCAATAACCTGGTCAGCCGCTACCAGGCGGCCAATCCGCAGGTCGAAGTGGCCTGGGTGGACTACCCGTGGGACGTGATACGCAGCAAGTTCATGGTGGCCCTGGCTTCCGGCAACCCACCGGCCCTGGCCAATGTACAAGTGCCCTGGGTCTACGAGTTCAAGGAAGCGGGCCTGATACAGCCATTGGACAATTTGCTGGACAGCAAGCAGTACCTGACCGGCGCCATCATGGACGTCAGTTTCGATGGCCACATCTACGCCTTCCCTTTCTACAACGGCGCCAATGTCATCGCTTACAACACCGCACTGTTCCGCCAGGCCGGCCTGGATCCGGCGCAACCGCCCCGCTCCTTCGACATGCAGCTGAGCTATGCCAAGACCATCCGCCAGAAGACCGGCGTGGCCGGCTTCGCCCCCACGCTGGGGCCGACCAAGGTGGAAGGGTTGATGATCAACGAGGGCCTGGAAATCATGCGGAACGGCCGCGCCGTCTTCAATTCGCCGGCCCACGTCGCCTTTGTCCGCAAGCTGGCGGATGCCTACCAGGCCGGCGCCCTGCTGAAGGACAACCTGTTCTCCGAAGATAATTTCCAGGTCTCCATGGCGGCCTACAACAGCGGCCGGCTAGGCATGCTGGTCACGGTACCGGCCGCACTGAAGCGCGTAAGGGACGATGCGCCCGCCATCTACCGCCATACCGATGCCGCCAGCGCGCCGCTGGGTCGCACCGGCATGGCCGCCGGCGGCTGGCAATTCACCTTCGTGGTGCCCAAGAATGTCGATCCCAAGCTACTGCCGGAAGTCGCCAAGCTGGGCGCCTTTCTCACCAGCGCCGAAAACCAGCTGGCCTTTTCCCGCGCGGCCGGCACGCTGCCGACTTCGCGCCTGGCATCCCAGCACGCCTTCTTCCATACCCTGCCGGACCAGGCAGGCGCGGTGGAAAAGGGCCTGATCGCCGCGGCCCGCAATATCGCCGTCACCCGCACGGTCTTCCTGGCCGGCGTAAAAAACTCGGAATTGCTGTCCACCCGGCTTTCCGGCGCGGTGGAACAGGCGGTAACCGGCCGCAAGGACGCCAAACTGGCCCTGGACGAGGCCGTGCTGTTCTGGAACAAGAAGCTCGGTAAATAGCGACAAGGCCGTCGCCGGCCACCGCACCCATCCGCAACCGTATTCGACGAGAAGAGAGAATCGTGGCCAAGTCACGCCGTTCCACCCTGTCCGCTTACTTGTTCCTGGCGCCCGCCATCGTACTGTTATTGGTTTTCGCATTCTGGCCGGTGGGATTCGGTTCCTATATCGCGTTTACCCATTACAACGTGATCGAGCCGCCGCAATGGGTCGGCCTGGATAACTTCCGCGAACTATTCGCCGATGAACTGTTCCTGTCCGCGCTGCGCAATTCCGCGCTCTATCTGCTGGTGGTACCGGCCATCCAGGTGCTGGCCATCCTGCTGGCGGTACTGGTCAACAATAATCTGCCCGGCATCCGCTTCTTCCGCGCTGCCTACTATCTACCGGTCGTGACCACCGTCTCGGTGATCGGCGTCATCTGGAACTTCATGTACACCGATGCCGGCGCGCTCAATGCCACGCTGCGCTGGCTGCACCTGATCAATGAACCGATAGGCTTTCTCAGCGATGACCGCATCGCCCTGTTCGCGGTGATGTTCGTCACCATCTGGCGAGGCCTGGGCTGGTATATGGTGCTGTACCTGGCCGGGCTGCAATCCATTTCCGCCGAAGTCTACGAAGCCGCCATCCTCGATGGCGCCAATGCCTGGCAGCGCTTCTGGCGCATCACCGTGCCGCTGTTGCTGCCCACCATCCTGCTCTGCTCGATCATGTCCATGCTGGCCGCCACCAAGGCGTTCGAGGAAGTACAGATCATGACCCAGGGCGGTCCGTTCCAATCCACCTTCACCGCCTTGTATTACGCCTACGAGTTCGGCATCAAGACCCTCAATTTCGGCCGGGCGCTCGCCGCCAGCCTGGTCGTTTCCTCGCTCTGCATGGCCCTGGCCTGGCTCAACTTCCGCTACCTACAGCCCAAATGACAACGACCATGTCCCTCGCCCCCAGCAAGCGTCGTCCCACCCTGGCCGGAAGCCGCGTGCTGCGCCGTGCGCGCCGGGCGGCCCGCCATCTGCCCCACTACCTGGCCTTGACCGCGCTGGCGATCCTGACCGTCTACCCCTTCTGGTGGACCCTGGTCACCGCCCTGTCCACCAGCGGCGATGTCTATAGTTTTCCGCCGCGCCTGTGGCCGACCGAGCCGGGCCTGCAGAACTTCGTCGAGGTGTTCCAGACCATCAAGCTGGTGCTGTTCTACAAGAATTCCATCCTGATCTCGGCCGCCTCGGTAGTGGGCACCTTGCTGATCTGCAGCCTGGCGGCCTATCCGCTGGCGACCATGCAGTTCCCGGGCCGCAAGCTGGTATTCGGCGCCATCGTCGCCACCCTGATCCTGCCGGCCGAGATCAATTTCCTGGTCAACTTCATCACCATCGCCAAGCTGCAACTGGCCGACACCCTGGCCGGCGTGGTGCTGCCCGGACTGGCCGGCGCGGTCGGCATCTTCCTGATGAAGCAAGCCTTCGAAGCGGTACCGCGCGATTTGATCGATGCCGCCCGCATCGACGGCGCCAACGAGTGGCAGATTTTCTGGCGGGTCATGTTGCCCCTGACCAAGCCCGCCCTGGGGGCGCTGGCCATCCTGACCCTGGTCAGCGCCTGGAACCAATACATCTGGCCAGCGGTGGTCCTGACCAGCCCGGACAAATTCCCGCTCAGCGTGGGCGTGTCCTACCTGGCCGGCACGTTCGGTTCCAAGACCAGCGTGGTGGCGGCCGGCGCGGTCCTGACCGTGCTGCCCATCCTGATCGTGTTTCTATTTACCCAGCGCTTTTTCCTGCGCGGTTTCGAAGGTGCCGTGAAATGACGCAAGACCTGAACCTGGCCCGACTGGCCGGCCGTGCCCTGATGGTGGATATCGCCGGCGAGGTACTGACGCCGGCGGAAGCCGCCTTTCTGCAAGAACAGCATATCCGCGCCATCTGCCTGTTTCGCCGCAACGTCGCCAGCGCCGACGGCACCCGCCGCCTGGTCGCCGACCTGAAGGCCGCGCTGGGCGACGATCTGCTGATCGGCATCGACCAGGAAGGCGGCGCGGTCATGCGCACGCTATTCCTGCCCGCCGCCCCCTCGGCCATGGCCTTGGGCGCCAGCGGCGACGAGCTGCTGGCCTACCAGGTCGGCGCCGCCATCGCCCGCGGCCTGGCCTCGCTGGGAGTCAACTGGAATTACGCGCCGGTACTGGACCTGAACAACAATCCCCGCAATCCGGTCATCGCCGAGCGCAGCTTCGGCGCCGATCCGCAGCGGGCGGCCAGGCTGGCCGGCGCCTGGATGGCAGGCCATCTGGCCGAAGGCGTGGCCACCTGCGTCAAGCACTTCCCCGGCCATGGCGATACCCATACCGACTCGCACCTGGCGCTGCCCATCGTGGACAAATCACGCTCGGCCATCGAGGAATACGAACTGTCGCCCTTCCATGCGCTGATTCGGCAGACGCCGGGACTGATGAGCGCCCATATCGTCTTTCCCGCCTTCGACGAGGAACGTCCGGCCACCTTGTCCCCCGCCATCCTGCAAACGCTGCTGCGCGACAACTGGGACTACCAGGGCGTCACCATCACCGACGGCATGAATATGAAGGCCATCCGCGAGCGCTGGGGGCAAGCGCGCGGGTCCGTGATGGCACTGGCCGCCGGCGCGGACCTATCGCTGGTGCTGCAATTCCCGGACGAAATGGCCGCCGCCGGCACGGCCTTGCGCGAGGCGGTGGCGACCGGCGAGCTGAGCCAGGCTCGGCTGGCGCAAGCGGACCAGCGCGTCAATGCCATGATCCAGCGCTATCCGGCCGTGCAGCGCGGCTACAGCGCCGAGCAGGAGGCGGCCGACCGAGCCCTGTTCGCCCTGGCCTGGCGCCGCGCGCTGACCCTGGTCGGCACCGCCCCCCGCCCGCCCTTGGGCGGCAGGGTACGTCTGGTGCTGCAGGCCGACGCCCCCTCGGACGGCGTGTCCGAACCCGGCTTGTCCGCCGAGGCGTTGACCAAGCGGCTTGCCCCGCTCTATCAGCTCGATGTGCGCACTTTCCGCCGGCGCGAGGAACTGGAATGGGCCGAATTACCGCAGGACGGCGTATTCACCATCATTGCCACCACCACCCGTGCCCGCTACGACGAAGCCCAGCGCCGACAATGGCGGCCCGACCTGCACCTGGCGCTGTGGAACCCTTACGCCGCCGCCGACCTGGCCTGCCCCGCCCTGGTCAGCTACGGCTTCGTCGAACCGGCCCTCGATGCGGTAGTCGGCTGGCTGAAAGGCGAATGGGAAGCCACGGGTAGCCTGCCCGCGCCGCTGGACGATATCCACAGCTAATCCACCTCCCCATCCCCGGCACAGGGTTGCCGGCGCCGCAGGCGTCTTCGCAACCCTTGCCCGGCGCCGGCTCCCCGCGCCTCGCGCCATCTTCCCTACGACGCAAATGCAACACTTACAGACAAGCGCGCTAAAGGCGTTGACAGTGTTGTTACAGTGGTATTGAATCGGTATTGTATTTAATTGGTATTAAAGCGGTGTCAATTAGTATTTACCACTTCAATGGACTGCTAGGCCATGGCCGAATTGAGATTGCATAAGCTGCAAAAGACATACGAGGACGGCCCCACCGTCATCCATGGTATCGACCTAGCGATACGCGACGGTGAATTCATGGTCTTTGTCGGCCCGTCCGGCTGCGGCAAGACCACCACCCTGCGCATGATCGCCGGCCTGGAAGATATCAGCGGCGGCGAACTCCATATCGGCGACCGGATGGTCAACGACCTGCCCGCCGCCAAGCGCGGCGTAGCCATGGTGTTCCAAAGCTACGCGCTCTATCCCCATATGACGGTGCGCGAGAATATGGGCTTCGGCCTGAAACTGGCAAAGCGGCCACGGCGTGAAATCGACGAGACGGTAGCCCGTGCTGCCGATATCCTGCAGATCACCCACCTGCTCGACCGCAAGCCCAAGGCCTTGTCGGGTGGCCAGCGCCAGCGTGTCGCCATCGGCCGCGCCATCGTCCGCAAGCCGGACGTCTTCCTGTTCGACGAACCGCTCTCCAACCTGGACGCCTCGCTCCGGGTGCAGATGCGCATCGAACTGGCCAAGCTGCATGCCGAACTGGCCACCACCATGATCTATGTCACCCATGACCAGGTCGAGGCCATGACCCTGGGCGACCGGATCGCCGTCTTCAACGCCGGCCGCATCGAACAGGTCGGCACCCCGCTGGAACTTTACCAGCGGCCGGCCAACCAGTTCGTGGCGGGATTCCTGGGCTCACCGCGCATGAACTTCCTGCCCGGCCATTTCGGCAGCGGCCACGAAAGTGGTAGCGATATTATTTTATCAGGCAATACCAGTATTACTCTGCCAGGCAAATGCGCGCTCAGCGCTGGTAATAGCCTGACCTTGGGAATTCGTCCCGAACATATCCATTGGCAGGCGCAAGCCCAACCCAACAGCATCCCGGTCGAGGTCGATCTGATCGAGCACCTGGGTGGCGAGCAAATCGTCCACAGCCGCGTCGTGGGGGCCGATCACCGGATCGCTTTCTCGCTGGCGGGGCAGGAAGCCGCCCCCACGCGTGGATCGCAAGTCTGGCTACGGCCGCAATGGGACGCCTGCCATCTATTCAATGCCGACGGCCAGGCCCTGGTCACCCATTGATTTCGACCCTGATTTTCGCGGCAGCGTTTCTTGGCCGCTGTAGCCGTGCGGCTACCCATGAGTGGTACCTACCAAAACTAAAGGAGAGCGGCATGTTTAACAAAGGGGTACGCGGGATGAAGCATCAACCAAGGCCGATTGCAGCGGCCGTGGCACTGGCCATGCTCGGTGCCGGGCTGCCGGCATGGGCCGAGGAAGCTGCGACCGGCGCACCGGCGACCGTCAAGGAAGAGGCCGTCGTCGTCACCGGCATTCGTGCCTCCAAGTTCAAATCCCTCACCGCCAAGAAGAATGCCGATTCGCTGGTCGAGGTGATCAGCGCGGAAGATATCGGCAAGATGCCGGACAAGAACGTGGCCGATTCGCTGCAACGCGTACCGGGCGTCAATACCATTACCGCCAGCGGCACCGAAGGCGGCTTCGGCGAGAACGACCGGGTCAGCATGCGCGGCACGCCGCCCAGCCTGACCGCCACCACCATCAACGGCCATGCCGTCGGCACCGGCGATTGGTACGTGCTGAACCAGTCCGCCTCGGGCCGCAGCGTCAGCTACTCGCTATTGCCGTCGGAACTGGTCGATACCGTGGTGATCAGCAAGAGCGCCCGCGCCGACCTGGTGGAAGGCGGCGTGGCCGGCTCGGTCGATATCCAGACCCGCCATCCGCTGGATGCCAAAAAGCCGCTATCGGCCTCCGGTTCGGTGGAATATGTCTACTCGGACCTGTCCGCCAAGTGGGACCCGCAGCTGAGCGGCCAGGTCAACTGGAAGAACGACGCAGGCAATTTCGGTGTGCTGTTGCAAGCCTTCAGCGAAAAGCGCCAGACGCGCCGCGACGGCCAGGAGTTCCTCTGGTGGGACACCATAGACAATCTATGGGGCAAGAATAAGGAGGTATTGGCCGCCCATCCCGACCTGAAGGGCAAGTATGTCAGCCTGCTGACCGGTTCGGCCTACTTCGAACAGGAACGCAAACGCGACGGCGGCCTGATCGCCGTGCAATTCAAGCCCAGCAGCGATATCAATCTAGAACTGACCGGTTTCAGCTCCAAGCTCAAGGCCTCCAACTACAACCGCAATGCCATGCAATGGGCCGTATCACCGTTGACCCACGGTGTATCGCCGTCCAAATACACCATCAGCGGTGGCACCGTCACCTCGCTGGAATTCCCCAGCACCTGCCCGGCCGCCTTGAATGGCGACTGCGGCGGCTCGCTGGTCACCGACCAGATCGCCCGTCCCGGCGCCAGCGCCAAATCGCAATTCATCAATCTGGCCGGCAAATTCAAGGCCTCGGACCGGCTGACCCTGAGCGGCAAGCTGGGCAGCACCAAGGGCGAAGGCAGCACCCCGCGCGATATCGGCTTTGAGGTGGGTAGCGGCTATACCGGCGGCAGCTATAACTTGCATGGCATCGACAACCCGGCCGACGTGGTCATTCCCGGCGCCGACAAGTACGCACCCAATGCGGACGGGATAGGCGGCTGGGGCAGCAGCACCTTGTCGGTCGATAAGGAACGGTACGCCCAGGCGGATGGCGACTATCACCTGGGGCTGGGCGCTTTGGAGTCGGTCAAGTTCGGCGTGCGTTTTTCCAAGCATGAGCGTCAGCTGGAATCGTTCAAGCTGAAGACGCTCGATGCAGGCAAATTCGTCAATGTCGGCCCCACCAGCCTCTATCCCGGCGACTTCGGCTCACATCTGGGCGGCTCGGTGCTGAAGAACGTCTGGCAACTGCCCATGTCGGCCGTGGTGGATTGGAGCAACAAGTACCAGGTGCTGGATGGACGTAATCTGGACACGGAGTTCCGCATCGAGGAACCGGTGACCGCGGCCTATGCCATGGCCACCCTGGGCACCGACAACTTGCGTGGCAATATCGGCGTGCGGGTGGTGCATACCAAGGAAGATGTGCACAACAACCGCAAGGATAAGAACGGCGTGTACCAGGACGTGCTGACGTCGAACAGCTATACCGACATCCTCCCCAGCGCCAATCTGAAGCTCGAGCTGAGCCCCAGCCTGATCGCCCGGATGGCCCTGTCGAAGACCATGTCGCGTCCCGACTTTGGCGCACTGGGCAGCTTGACCCTGAACGACCTGGTCTTGTCCGGCAGCGGCGGCAACCCCAATCTCAAGCCGGTTCGCGCCACCAACTTCGACATCGGCGCCGAGTGGTACTACGCCCCCAAGTCCCTGCTCTCGGTCGGCCTCTATCATATGGACTTGTCGTCCTATGTGTCTTACGGCACCTATAAGCAGACCTTCTTCAACCAGACGCAAGGCAGGGATACCGAGTACACCCTGACCGCCGCCCAGAACACCACCGGCCGGGTACAGGGCTTCGAAGTCGCGCTGGAACAACCGCTGGCTTATGGCTTTGGCTTCAATACCAACTACACCTACGCCAACGGCAAGGAAACAAGCGCCTACTGCCAAAACCTGCAGAACGGCGGCGAAAGCCATGCCTGCGACCTGGTGGGCACCGCCAAGCATTCCTACAATCTGGGCGCCTACTACGAGAAGAACGGTTTCAGCGCCAGGCTGGCCTACAACTACCGCTCGGCCTTCCTCAATGGCGTCGACCGTAAAAGCGCCATCTACCAGGACGCCGTCGGTACTTTGATGGGTTCGCTCAGCTACACCGTATCGGACAATCTGACGCTGACCCTGGATGCCAAGGACCTCAACAACCCGGTATTGAAATCCTATGTGTATGACAAGACCGGGGCGAAGCAGCCACGTTCCTTCTACACCAACGGCCGCC contains the following coding sequences:
- a CDS encoding SIS domain-containing protein — encoded protein: MTTCMWKEMHEAPAALARQADRQDARFAELGARLRHTDPHALVTVARGSSDHASAYLSYLTMLRLGRLAVSLPMSLLTLYDAPLDVAGTVAIAISQSGRSPDVVEPIRRFRQGRAQTVALVNDAASPLAEAAEWTLPLEAGPEYAVAATKSYIASLAAGARLVAHWADDQVLLDGLAALPDALGRALETDWSAGVEALRQAERIMIVGRGLTLPIALEAALKCKETAAIQAEAFSGAEIKHGPMALIEKGYPLLIFAPRGAAQAGLIKLAAEMRERGAKVLLAAPADIPERELTLPPAPLPELDALTAISAFYPMIEALARARGFDPDQPRHLNKVTLTR
- a CDS encoding carbohydrate ABC transporter permease gives rise to the protein MAKSRRSTLSAYLFLAPAIVLLLVFAFWPVGFGSYIAFTHYNVIEPPQWVGLDNFRELFADELFLSALRNSALYLLVVPAIQVLAILLAVLVNNNLPGIRFFRAAYYLPVVTTVSVIGVIWNFMYTDAGALNATLRWLHLINEPIGFLSDDRIALFAVMFVTIWRGLGWYMVLYLAGLQSISAEVYEAAILDGANAWQRFWRITVPLLLPTILLCSIMSMLAATKAFEEVQIMTQGGPFQSTFTALYYAYEFGIKTLNFGRALAASLVVSSLCMALAWLNFRYLQPK
- a CDS encoding carbohydrate ABC transporter permease, yielding MSLAPSKRRPTLAGSRVLRRARRAARHLPHYLALTALAILTVYPFWWTLVTALSTSGDVYSFPPRLWPTEPGLQNFVEVFQTIKLVLFYKNSILISAASVVGTLLICSLAAYPLATMQFPGRKLVFGAIVATLILPAEINFLVNFITIAKLQLADTLAGVVLPGLAGAVGIFLMKQAFEAVPRDLIDAARIDGANEWQIFWRVMLPLTKPALGALAILTLVSAWNQYIWPAVVLTSPDKFPLSVGVSYLAGTFGSKTSVVAAGAVLTVLPILIVFLFTQRFFLRGFEGAVK
- a CDS encoding extracellular solute-binding protein, whose translation is MLSKRIAKAALLGSLALSGQAWADRPRLEFWTQSLAPKFAPYFNNLVSRYQAANPQVEVAWVDYPWDVIRSKFMVALASGNPPALANVQVPWVYEFKEAGLIQPLDNLLDSKQYLTGAIMDVSFDGHIYAFPFYNGANVIAYNTALFRQAGLDPAQPPRSFDMQLSYAKTIRQKTGVAGFAPTLGPTKVEGLMINEGLEIMRNGRAVFNSPAHVAFVRKLADAYQAGALLKDNLFSEDNFQVSMAAYNSGRLGMLVTVPAALKRVRDDAPAIYRHTDAASAPLGRTGMAAGGWQFTFVVPKNVDPKLLPEVAKLGAFLTSAENQLAFSRAAGTLPTSRLASQHAFFHTLPDQAGAVEKGLIAAARNIAVTRTVFLAGVKNSELLSTRLSGAVEQAVTGRKDAKLALDEAVLFWNKKLGK
- a CDS encoding GntR family transcriptional regulator, giving the protein MDKAREAALLALKPDSDSSTPLYLQVANKLSSAIGTGLWQADEALPSERVLCEMLDISRVTARKAMDMLFEQGLIVRRQGSGTYIAPRLVQPLSRLTSFSEEIRNRGFAPSSRWLSREIGSATQEEVLRLGLSPASNVARLKRLRMADATVMAVETSTLPSRYLPDPTAITDSLYAWLDGHGTSVVRALQHIKAVNASDEIAQLAGIPSGTAMLMITRIGYLDSGLPVELSYSYCRNDYYDFIAELRR
- a CDS encoding BadF/BadG/BcrA/BcrD ATPase family protein: MALEFLIGVDGGGTGTRIRVADRDGRELARGSAGPSGLGLGIDVAWLTIRACIARTFRESRLHFDPSTCAIGLGLAGVHNPAWAEAFLGQATDFHAIRLDTDGFTTLLGAHGGQAGAIVAVGTGSIGEAWLGGTERRTVSGWGFPSGDEGSGAWIGMQAARLAQRALDGRAETTPLARAVVAQLGGDITQAFRWLGQATQTSYAQLTPLVLEHAANDAAAATILRQAGEEIADIARALDSENRLPIALCGGLAEALRPWLPSALIHRARQPLADSATGALHLIRGNI
- the nagA gene encoding N-acetylglucosamine-6-phosphate deacetylase, with translation MQTLHGNILTPDGWRHGDLHFGSQIIGLAGVPSDPGGNSDDFILPGFIDLHVHGGGGRDVMEGGDALSVIARTHARHGTTSLLATTMTAPKREIELALQGVGQAMALRSTAGSRVLGVHLEGPYINPGKLGAQPNFARDGVLEEIRGFGELAPLKILTLAPEVRGHMSLISDLVARGIRVQLGHTLGSYEDGVAALQHGAISFTHLFNAMTGLHHREPGIVGAALAHAEYAELIPDLMHVHPGAIKAALRAIPKLYCVTDSTAAAGMPDGNYKLGRHTVTKCMGGVRLPDGTLAGSTLTLDVALRNLVGLGLELDDASRRLSTYQAEMLGLDDRGRLAVGCHADLVVFNRDLQLKAVFVEGEPIKLES